GTTATTATTTAGATGGTCGCAGGCTCACCATTACCACGCCGTGCTGGTTAACATTAGCTTTAAACTCATCGGTAAACGCACCAAGGTCTTTCTGGCGCCATAAATCGCGCACTATATATTTCCCTTTGATGCCCAGATCGCTCCACTTCAGCACTACCTCTTTGGTGCCTTCATCACCTGTATTGAACAGGCCGGCGGCTTTGGTACCATCAAACAAATTTTTAGCCAGTATGCCGGTATCTCCCTGCTGTGCTACCACCGTTGCCTGTTTACCCAGCGGGTCCTGGTTAACAGCCAGTACTTCATCATTAGTTAACAGGCTGAGGGTAAAATCATCCAATTTTGTTAAATCACACCCCAGCAACAACGGTACCGACATCAGGCACCAGGCACTTACGTGGGTATATTGTTCATCTGCCGTAAGCATTGATGGTCTGGGCGTTTTGCCCCAGCCAACATAGCCCACAATCATCATATCCGGATCATTCCAGTGGCCTGGCCTGGCCATTGGCGCCCATTTATCCTGCGAAAGCAAACGTGGCTTTAGGCTTTTCCAGCTATCGCGAATGTCGCCGCCGGTACGCCAGCAATTGGCGTATTTAGACAGATCGGTAATATGGGCAAATGGCGTGCTGTTTGAAAGACTGTAAACCACATCCCTGCTGGTGGCCCGCATAGCATCATACATAGCTTTGGTTTCGGTAAGCTCGTTTGGACTCCAGTCATACTTCAGGTAATCAAAACCCCATTTGGCAAACTGTTTGGCATCATTTTCATAAAAAGTGTAAGTGCCAATGGTATACGGAAACAGTTTTTTGTTGCGTGGCACGTTCTCTTTTGTGGGTGCAAATACTCCTTCGGGGTTATTGGCAGAACCACCCACATGATGCCCATATGATTCTATCCAAGGCGTTGAATAGATACCGATTTTAAGTCCCATACCGTGCACTTCATCACAAAGCTGCTGCATGCTGGGGAAATTGACAGAATCTGGCAGGATGGATTTTAACTCGCCGCCGCGTTTGCCCTGCCAAACATCGTCAACATTCATATAAGTCCACCCGTGGTTAATAAGGCCAGATTTTACCATGGCCCTGGCATTATCAAGCACCAATTGCTGGGTAACTTTAGTGGCATAGATGTTCCAACTGTTCCAGCCCATGGGCGGGGTAAGGGCAATTTCCTCTCCTACAATCAGCTTAAAATCTCGCGTGGCAGTTCCCTTTGCGTTTTTGGCTTTCAGAACGATGTTGTAAGTGCCCGGTTTTGTTACGGCTCCCTGCAATTGCCCGGTTTGTGCATCCAGCTTTATACCAGCGGGCAACCCTGCCGCG
This region of Mucilaginibacter yixingensis genomic DNA includes:
- a CDS encoding putative Ig domain-containing protein, which produces MKTIAKSFCLIVAAASLSLTANAQGADSLSKYILTPKEKPAPQINGARVFGVRPGHPVVFTVPATGTKPISFSAAGLPAGIKLDAQTGQLQGAVTKPGTYNIVLKAKNAKGTATRDFKLIVGEEIALTPPMGWNSWNIYATKVTQQLVLDNARAMVKSGLINHGWTYMNVDDVWQGKRGGELKSILPDSVNFPSMQQLCDEVHGMGLKIGIYSTPWIESYGHHVGGSANNPEGVFAPTKENVPRNKKLFPYTIGTYTFYENDAKQFAKWGFDYLKYDWSPNELTETKAMYDAMRATSRDVVYSLSNSTPFAHITDLSKYANCWRTGGDIRDSWKSLKPRLLSQDKWAPMARPGHWNDPDMMIVGYVGWGKTPRPSMLTADEQYTHVSAWCLMSVPLLLGCDLTKLDDFTLSLLTNDEVLAVNQDPLGKQATVVAQQGDTGILAKNLFDGTKAAGLFNTGDEGTKEVVLKWSDLGIKGKYIVRDLWRQKDLGAFTDEFKANVNQHGVVMVSLRPSK